One genomic region from Fictibacillus marinisediminis encodes:
- a CDS encoding amidohydrolase, giving the protein MALILKNARYLNEMNGTWTARQDDILIDGNTIKEIGSLEHLYSDHEVWDVKNLLIMPGLINGHQHTPMSLLRCYSDDLPLMDWLNKKMLPAEMKMTSEDRYWGAMLSMAEMIKSGTTAYADMYIDMDTIAKAVQETGIRASLARGMIAMDSNYSDRIEESRQLVERWHGSAEGRITAMVAPHSPYMCPPDFLSDAVKLAKELDVPLHTHLAETSDERVMIQERHGMSPVQYLQAAGFFEDTRVVLAHGVHFTEEDLSILESVKGGIIHNPVSNAKLGCGTSNVVELKKRGLKVGLGTDGPGSASTLDMFMEMKAAAWMQKLLHEDASSLSAHEVLTMATQNGAEILGIGKETGSIEPGKKADLLFLNMNQPHLLPAHHDASLLVYAAAGQDVDSVMIDGKIVMKNRELLTMDEEKVMFEAKQSAENLLRRL; this is encoded by the coding sequence ATGGCGTTGATTTTAAAAAATGCACGATATCTTAATGAAATGAATGGAACTTGGACGGCGAGGCAGGATGATATATTAATAGATGGAAATACGATCAAAGAGATAGGGAGCCTGGAGCACCTGTACAGCGATCATGAAGTGTGGGATGTTAAGAACTTGCTTATCATGCCAGGCCTCATCAACGGGCACCAGCATACACCGATGTCCTTGCTGCGCTGCTACAGTGATGATCTGCCATTAATGGATTGGCTCAATAAAAAGATGCTGCCGGCAGAGATGAAGATGACGAGTGAAGACCGCTACTGGGGAGCCATGCTGTCCATGGCGGAAATGATCAAAAGCGGTACGACGGCTTATGCCGATATGTACATAGATATGGACACGATTGCAAAAGCGGTGCAGGAGACCGGAATACGTGCCTCGTTGGCAAGAGGGATGATCGCGATGGACTCGAACTACAGTGACCGTATCGAGGAATCACGCCAGCTTGTGGAGCGCTGGCACGGAAGCGCTGAAGGTCGGATCACGGCAATGGTTGCCCCGCATTCACCATACATGTGCCCGCCGGATTTCTTAAGTGACGCTGTAAAGCTGGCAAAAGAACTGGATGTGCCGCTGCACACCCACCTTGCAGAGACCTCGGATGAGCGGGTGATGATTCAGGAAAGGCACGGCATGAGCCCGGTGCAATACTTGCAGGCGGCTGGATTTTTTGAAGATACAAGGGTTGTTCTTGCGCACGGCGTTCACTTTACGGAAGAAGACCTTTCCATTCTGGAATCGGTGAAGGGCGGCATCATTCACAATCCGGTGAGCAACGCCAAGCTCGGGTGCGGAACAAGCAATGTGGTTGAGCTGAAAAAACGCGGGCTTAAGGTAGGGCTGGGAACAGACGGTCCGGGAAGTGCGAGCACACTGGACATGTTTATGGAAATGAAGGCAGCAGCCTGGATGCAAAAATTGCTTCATGAGGATGCTTCTTCCCTATCCGCTCATGAAGTATTGACAATGGCAACGCAGAACGGTGCTGAAATTCTTGGGATCGGCAAGGAAACAGGAAGTATTGAACCTGGCAAAAAAGCGGATCTGCTGTTTCTTAACATGAACCAGCCGCATCTGCTGCCGGCACATCATGATGCTTCTCTTCTTGTGTATGCCGCTGCGGGTCAGGATGTTGATTCTGTCATGATCGATGGGAAGATTGTTATGAAAAATCGGGAACTGTTGACGATGGATGAAGAGAAAGTGATGTTTGAAGCGAAGCAAAGTGCAGAAAATCTTTTGAGGCGGCTTTAA
- a CDS encoding transglycosylase domain-containing protein, producing the protein MSWIKRWKEYTALQKAKAIGKLAAFMGGGMAVCLLGVLLLAKLMGPPPLLVPQTTVIHARDGEEIGEINNSGEKRFWVPLDKMSPALIQATIAIEDKNFYHHHGFDLKRIAAALLADIRAGAKVQGASTISQQFARNLFLTHDKTWFRKAMEAFYTIRLEMNYSKNDILEGYLNTIYYGHGTYGIQSASAYYFGKDSSHLNVSEASMLAGIPKGPAYYSPLYHEERAKERQSIILRAMEKNQFLSKKEAAAAAAAPLTIVSEKEEQKPKIAPYFQAEVMKTLKNKLKIDPKLVELGGLHIYTTLDVSMQEAAEKEIEERIDQNSSIQTALVSMDPRNGDVKALVGGRSFAESPFDRAVQAKRAPGSTFKPFLYYTALNNGYTPSTAIKSEPTSFAMGDGQKDYEPKNYNNLYAYDFITLSEALALSDNIYAVKTNLYLGPKKLVKAARQFGIKSPLSSVPSLALGTKGVSVMEMTNAYNLFANGGKRVEPVFIKKITDSKGNVIYEHQYKKKQVLDKRAAFVMTDLMKGMFDEKLNDYTKVTGSSIDQYLTRPAAGKSGSTPTDSWMVGFTPQLTTGVWIGYDQGKEINRINDGSYSKKIWVHYMEDALKNEPATAFKKPKGVVSVMVNPKNGKLATENCPVKRRTYYIEGTEPTEYCHEHAGDRPLDDSGLDQKRKGWFQKVFPWWH; encoded by the coding sequence ATGTCCTGGATCAAGCGCTGGAAGGAGTACACTGCACTACAAAAAGCAAAAGCAATCGGTAAACTGGCCGCCTTTATGGGCGGAGGAATGGCTGTATGCCTTCTCGGCGTGCTGCTGCTGGCTAAACTGATGGGCCCTCCTCCTTTGCTCGTTCCACAGACGACTGTCATCCATGCCCGGGACGGAGAAGAGATCGGCGAGATCAATAATTCCGGTGAGAAGCGTTTTTGGGTTCCATTGGACAAAATGAGCCCTGCCCTTATACAGGCGACTATTGCCATAGAAGATAAGAATTTCTATCATCATCACGGTTTCGATCTAAAACGAATCGCCGCCGCTCTGCTGGCAGACATCAGGGCCGGAGCAAAGGTTCAGGGAGCGAGCACCATCTCCCAGCAGTTTGCGAGGAATCTCTTTTTAACTCATGATAAAACATGGTTTCGAAAAGCGATGGAAGCCTTTTACACGATAAGGCTGGAGATGAATTATTCTAAAAATGATATTCTCGAAGGTTATTTAAATACCATCTATTACGGCCACGGAACGTATGGCATACAATCCGCTTCTGCTTATTATTTCGGCAAGGATTCAAGCCATCTCAACGTTTCCGAAGCCTCCATGCTGGCAGGCATACCCAAAGGGCCAGCCTATTATTCTCCTCTCTATCATGAAGAACGGGCAAAAGAGCGGCAGTCCATCATCTTAAGAGCAATGGAGAAAAACCAGTTTCTGTCTAAGAAGGAAGCAGCGGCTGCGGCTGCAGCTCCACTTACGATTGTGAGTGAAAAAGAAGAACAAAAGCCCAAAATCGCTCCTTACTTTCAGGCTGAGGTTATGAAGACACTGAAAAACAAGCTAAAAATCGATCCGAAGCTAGTAGAGCTTGGCGGACTTCACATCTACACGACCCTGGATGTTTCCATGCAGGAAGCCGCCGAAAAGGAGATCGAGGAACGAATCGATCAAAATTCCTCCATCCAGACCGCTCTTGTCTCCATGGATCCGAGGAACGGAGACGTTAAAGCACTCGTCGGCGGCCGGAGTTTTGCAGAAAGTCCATTTGACAGGGCCGTCCAGGCAAAACGTGCTCCCGGTTCAACCTTTAAGCCGTTCTTGTACTACACAGCGTTAAATAACGGCTATACGCCATCCACTGCCATTAAGAGTGAACCGACCTCGTTTGCGATGGGGGACGGGCAAAAGGATTATGAGCCAAAGAACTACAACAATCTGTATGCCTATGATTTCATCACTCTCTCTGAAGCTCTGGCGCTATCCGATAATATTTATGCGGTCAAGACCAACCTTTATCTCGGGCCGAAAAAACTTGTCAAAGCAGCGCGCCAGTTCGGGATCAAGAGCCCTTTATCCAGTGTTCCTTCCTTAGCTCTCGGAACTAAAGGGGTAAGCGTCATGGAGATGACGAACGCCTATAACCTATTCGCGAACGGAGGCAAAAGGGTCGAACCGGTTTTCATTAAGAAAATCACCGACAGCAAAGGGAACGTTATTTATGAGCATCAATATAAGAAAAAACAGGTTCTCGACAAACGGGCCGCTTTCGTTATGACCGACTTGATGAAAGGGATGTTTGATGAAAAGCTGAACGACTACACGAAGGTCACCGGCTCAAGCATTGATCAGTACTTGACCCGTCCGGCTGCAGGAAAATCCGGCTCCACACCGACCGACAGCTGGATGGTCGGCTTTACACCACAGCTGACAACAGGCGTCTGGATCGGCTATGACCAGGGAAAAGAGATCAACCGGATCAACGATGGGAGCTATTCCAAAAAAATCTGGGTCCATTACATGGAAGACGCCTTAAAAAATGAGCCAGCAACTGCCTTTAAGAAGCCAAAAGGCGTCGTCAGTGTGATGGTCAATCCAAAAAACGGGAAACTTGCTACGGAAAATTGCCCAGTGAAGCGGCGTACGTATTATATAGAAGGAACAGAGCCAACAGAATACTGCCACGAGCATGCGGGGGACCGCCCGTTGGATGACAGCGGACTCGATCAGAAGAGAAAAGGATGGTTTCAGAAGGTCTTTCCTTGGTGGCATTAA
- a CDS encoding YwhD family protein gives MKDIFGSDQNKNKKGMGFTILSGDSTDGHGGYGVGALSLDHMTPVIVDPVDGDAYVDMGAMHARSDIEKRIKFTPDRANTPNPRLYWLVWVTINRNEEGPFYYGVTACEMQIDAEARRGYKSLPEHVNRMDKSLKGHVIIDDMDEKSKVLLGEFLKNHDEGTFNRSSEGVRKLLP, from the coding sequence ATGAAGGATATTTTCGGATCAGATCAGAATAAAAACAAAAAAGGCATGGGATTCACGATTTTAAGCGGTGACTCTACAGACGGCCATGGCGGTTACGGAGTAGGAGCGTTAAGCCTTGACCATATGACGCCTGTCATCGTAGACCCTGTTGATGGTGATGCCTATGTGGACATGGGTGCGATGCATGCCCGCAGTGATATAGAAAAGCGTATTAAATTTACGCCTGACCGAGCCAATACTCCAAATCCAAGGTTGTACTGGCTCGTCTGGGTAACGATTAACCGAAATGAAGAAGGGCCTTTCTATTACGGTGTGACTGCATGTGAAATGCAGATTGATGCAGAAGCACGGCGAGGCTATAAAAGCCTGCCTGAGCACGTGAACAGAATGGATAAATCATTAAAAGGCCATGTTATCATCGACGACATGGATGAAAAATCAAAAGTGCTGCTGGGAGAGTTTTTGAAAAACCATGATGAAGGCACGTTTAACCGTTCTTCTGAAGGAGTAAGGAAATTATTGCCATAA
- a CDS encoding NCS2 family permease: MFSSFFRLKERGTNVRTEVTSGITTFLTMVYIVVVNPIVLHSAGVPFNTVFIATIIATVVGTLWMALFANLPIAIAPGMGLNAYFAFSVVGNHTNISYQTAFGAVFVAGIIFVILSLTPFREKLIEAIPANLKYGITAGIGLFIAFIGMRMTGIITAHKENLVALGNLHSHSVMLALAGLAITLILMALNVNGALFFGMIITGIIAYFTGQLKFNGIASVPEMPKSLFIFGDPMTAFADVFHYGLFAVVFSFLLVTIFDTTGTMVGVAEQAGLMKNNKMPRAREALLADSVATTVGAALGTSPTSAYIESSSGVAAGGRTGLTSVTVAVLFIISAFFSPLVGAISGLSAITAPTLIIVGSLMLGALGKIKWDELDEAFPAFIIILTMPLTSSIATGIAFGFISYPLLKIARGKWREVPFLVYLFAVLFFYQLAFLPH, encoded by the coding sequence ATGTTTTCATCATTCTTTAGACTAAAAGAACGCGGAACTAACGTAAGAACCGAAGTCACTTCAGGGATTACAACCTTTTTAACGATGGTCTACATCGTTGTCGTCAACCCTATTGTTCTTCACTCTGCCGGGGTTCCTTTTAATACAGTTTTCATAGCAACCATTATCGCTACGGTTGTTGGAACGCTCTGGATGGCACTGTTCGCCAACTTGCCAATCGCCATCGCGCCGGGAATGGGGCTCAATGCCTATTTCGCTTTTTCAGTCGTCGGCAACCATACCAATATCTCGTATCAAACCGCTTTTGGCGCTGTGTTCGTAGCCGGTATTATCTTTGTCATTCTATCATTGACACCTTTTCGTGAAAAATTAATCGAGGCGATTCCCGCCAACTTAAAATACGGCATCACCGCTGGAATTGGTTTGTTTATCGCCTTTATCGGGATGCGCATGACGGGGATCATCACCGCTCATAAAGAAAACTTGGTCGCTTTGGGAAACCTTCATTCTCATTCCGTTATGCTTGCGCTCGCCGGATTGGCTATTACCCTCATCTTAATGGCTTTGAATGTGAATGGTGCGCTATTCTTTGGAATGATTATTACCGGGATTATTGCGTACTTTACCGGCCAATTAAAATTCAACGGCATCGCTTCCGTTCCGGAGATGCCAAAATCTTTATTCATTTTCGGAGATCCGATGACCGCTTTCGCTGACGTCTTTCATTACGGACTATTCGCCGTTGTCTTCTCCTTCCTGCTCGTAACCATTTTCGACACAACTGGAACAATGGTCGGTGTCGCCGAGCAAGCCGGTTTAATGAAAAATAATAAAATGCCAAGGGCCCGTGAAGCGCTGCTTGCAGATTCTGTAGCCACTACAGTAGGTGCAGCTCTTGGAACAAGCCCGACAAGCGCTTATATTGAATCTTCTTCTGGTGTAGCAGCAGGAGGACGTACTGGCCTTACATCTGTTACAGTTGCCGTTCTTTTTATCATATCTGCCTTTTTCTCGCCGCTGGTGGGGGCCATTTCCGGTCTTTCAGCGATAACAGCTCCGACGTTGATCATTGTCGGCAGCCTGATGCTTGGAGCTTTAGGAAAGATCAAATGGGATGAGCTGGACGAAGCGTTCCCTGCTTTTATTATCATTTTGACCATGCCGCTGACATCAAGCATCGCAACAGGGATTGCTTTCGGTTTCATCTCTTACCCGCTATTAAAAATTGCCCGTGGCAAATGGCGTGAAGTACCGTTTCTCGTGTATTTGTTTGCAGTACTGTTTTTCTATCAGCTCGCCTTCTTGCCTCATTAA